The Palleronia sp. THAF1 genome window below encodes:
- a CDS encoding PhzF family phenazine biosynthesis protein, with the protein MTAYAVYDVFTDAAFGGNPLAVIPDARALSEAALQKIAREFNFSETTFVYPGEDTTRPGVRIFTPTQEVPFAGHPLIGTAVALHDAGAPSELTLRVTAGDIAAHVRNGHASFRRETTLETLHHPEPDLVARCLMLPPGSVGPCITVSVGLPFTMSPLPDRTTLSRCDTDIAAFREAHARYPTSFDFAVYAYVRDGDTTHARMFAPLDNIPEDPATGSAAAALAMHLADGAPLDLTILQGEDMGRPSRIDATADTAGVTIAGHAVRVMAGRLLL; encoded by the coding sequence TTGACCGCCTACGCGGTCTACGACGTCTTCACCGACGCCGCGTTCGGGGGCAATCCGCTTGCCGTGATCCCGGACGCGCGCGCCCTTTCCGAAGCCGCGCTGCAGAAGATCGCGCGAGAGTTCAATTTCTCGGAAACGACCTTCGTCTATCCGGGTGAGGATACGACGCGACCCGGCGTCCGCATCTTCACGCCCACTCAGGAAGTGCCCTTCGCGGGCCACCCCCTGATCGGCACGGCGGTTGCATTGCATGACGCAGGCGCGCCGTCCGAGCTGACCCTGCGCGTCACGGCGGGCGACATCGCCGCTCATGTCAGAAACGGCCATGCCAGTTTTCGGCGCGAGACTACGCTTGAAACCTTGCACCACCCTGAACCAGACCTCGTCGCCCGCTGCCTGATGCTGCCACCCGGCAGCGTCGGCCCGTGCATCACCGTATCGGTCGGTCTGCCCTTCACCATGTCGCCCCTGCCCGACCGCACCACGCTCTCGCGCTGTGACACCGACATTGCCGCCTTTCGCGAGGCGCACGCCCGCTATCCCACGTCCTTCGACTTCGCCGTCTACGCCTACGTCCGCGATGGCGATACGACTCACGCCCGCATGTTCGCGCCTTTGGACAACATCCCGGAGGACCCCGCCACTGGCTCTGCCGCCGCCGCACTAGCAATGCATCTTGCGGATGGCGCACCGCTCGACCTGACGATCCTACAAGGCGAAGACATGGGTCGCCCCTCACGCATCGACGCCACAGCCGACACTGCCGGCGTCACCATCGCGGGACACGCCGTTCGCGTCATGGCAGGTAGGCTTCTCCTCTGA
- a CDS encoding DUF533 domain-containing protein translates to MSLKNMAVKMALAFAAAKGVQAFQKSGGMSGIKDKLAKANTGGQGGQGGGLGGLLGQLGMSGDATGGAGGSNSLGGLLGGLAGLSGGAAGSDRMKGLLDSTADTPEDTPEEEQVSGLMIRAMIQAARADGEIDEQERATLMEVIGDSDSHEIAFVQKQMADPVNPESLARDTPKGHEVEVYTASVVAIEPDNRAEAEHLDRLAKALKLDQLTVNEIHQAQGKPPLYTI, encoded by the coding sequence ATGTCGTTGAAGAACATGGCCGTGAAGATGGCACTCGCATTCGCCGCCGCCAAGGGCGTGCAGGCGTTTCAGAAATCCGGCGGCATGTCCGGGATCAAGGACAAGCTGGCCAAGGCCAACACAGGTGGCCAAGGCGGACAGGGCGGTGGCCTTGGTGGCCTTCTCGGCCAGTTGGGCATGTCCGGCGATGCGACCGGCGGCGCGGGTGGGTCGAACTCCCTCGGCGGTCTTCTGGGCGGATTGGCCGGGCTTTCGGGCGGCGCTGCCGGATCGGACCGCATGAAAGGTCTGCTCGACAGCACTGCCGACACGCCCGAGGACACCCCCGAGGAAGAGCAAGTCTCTGGCTTGATGATCCGCGCGATGATCCAGGCCGCGCGGGCGGATGGCGAGATCGACGAGCAAGAGCGCGCCACGCTGATGGAAGTGATTGGCGACAGCGACAGCCATGAAATCGCCTTTGTGCAAAAGCAGATGGCTGATCCGGTGAACCCCGAAAGCCTGGCCCGTGACACGCCCAAGGGCCACGAGGTCGAGGTTTACACGGCATCCGTCGTCGCCATCGAGCCTGACAACCGCGCCGAGGCCGAGCATCTGGACCGTCTGGCCAAAGCGCTGAAGCTGGATCAACTGACGGTGAACGAGATCCACCAGGCGCAAGGCAAGCCGCCGCTCTACACCATTTGA
- a CDS encoding acyl-CoA dehydrogenase family protein, whose amino-acid sequence MIQPQNQLATHTVDNQPGAPVDRDPFTDDPILADHVRAQGGDLDHLARFGGALAGHWQTGRDARQHPPEALIFYRTGARLDEVRFHPAYHDLMRLGLSHGYAAHPWSGARGGHVTHAAMVALLSQIEPGTCCPMTMTYAAIPALQATGFDDWADKLATPDYDSAIAPLSAKRAATMGMAMTEKQGGSDVRANTTRAEPDGNAWRLTGHKWFCSAPMSDGFLTLAQTDDGLTCFLVPRWLEDNTRNAIHLMRLKDKLGNRANASAEIEFHGARALLVGEPGRGVNAIIRMVHHTRLDTAMAPVGLMRAALAEAMHWVEGRRTFQRRLIDQPLMRQVLADLALDLEGATALGLRIARAFDEDAPLARAGVALAKFLSNKRCGPVVAEAMEVLGGMGYVEDTPMPMLYREAPLNGIWEGSGNVICLDILRTLAKDDAARDALWAALDAPAGADRTFDAALSQFRTDFPGAPQEALARLYVERLATLLTAATLIETASAPVADAYCATRLYQPRGQIAGSVADLNAEALLSRLSRTC is encoded by the coding sequence ATGATCCAGCCGCAAAATCAGCTTGCGACCCACACGGTCGACAACCAGCCGGGTGCGCCCGTGGATCGCGATCCCTTCACCGACGACCCCATTCTGGCCGATCACGTGCGCGCCCAAGGCGGTGACCTGGACCACCTCGCCCGCTTCGGCGGTGCCCTGGCAGGTCATTGGCAGACCGGACGGGATGCCCGCCAGCACCCGCCCGAGGCCCTGATTTTCTACCGCACCGGCGCACGGCTCGACGAGGTGCGGTTTCATCCGGCTTACCACGACCTCATGCGCCTGGGCCTGTCCCATGGCTACGCCGCCCACCCGTGGTCGGGCGCGCGCGGCGGTCACGTGACCCATGCAGCCATGGTCGCGCTGTTGAGCCAGATCGAGCCGGGCACCTGCTGCCCGATGACGATGACTTACGCCGCCATCCCGGCCCTGCAGGCTACCGGATTTGATGACTGGGCCGACAAGCTGGCCACCCCTGACTACGACTCGGCGATCGCGCCGTTGTCCGCCAAACGCGCCGCGACGATGGGCATGGCGATGACCGAAAAGCAGGGCGGATCGGACGTGCGCGCCAACACCACCCGCGCCGAGCCGGACGGCAACGCCTGGCGGCTGACCGGCCACAAATGGTTCTGCTCTGCGCCCATGTCCGACGGCTTCCTGACGCTGGCGCAGACGGACGACGGGCTGACTTGTTTCCTTGTCCCTCGTTGGCTGGAAGACAATACCCGCAACGCCATTCATCTGATGCGCCTGAAGGACAAGCTGGGAAACCGTGCCAATGCCAGCGCCGAGATAGAATTTCACGGCGCTCGTGCGCTGCTGGTCGGCGAACCGGGGCGTGGCGTGAATGCCATCATCCGCATGGTTCACCACACGCGCCTCGATACCGCCATGGCTCCCGTTGGCCTGATGCGCGCGGCTCTGGCAGAAGCGATGCACTGGGTCGAAGGCCGCCGCACGTTCCAGCGCCGCTTGATCGATCAGCCGCTGATGCGGCAGGTGCTGGCCGACCTCGCGCTCGATCTGGAAGGGGCCACGGCCTTGGGCCTGCGGATCGCGCGCGCCTTCGACGAAGACGCCCCTTTGGCCCGCGCGGGCGTGGCACTGGCGAAGTTCCTGTCCAACAAGCGGTGCGGCCCGGTCGTGGCCGAGGCGATGGAAGTGCTGGGGGGCATGGGCTACGTCGAAGATACGCCGATGCCGATGCTATATCGAGAAGCCCCGCTGAACGGCATTTGGGAAGGCTCCGGTAACGTGATCTGCCTGGACATCTTGCGCACGCTGGCCAAGGACGACGCCGCGCGCGATGCCCTGTGGGCCGCGCTGGATGCCCCCGCAGGTGCCGATCGGACCTTTGATGCCGCACTAAGCCAGTTCCGAACAGACTTCCCCGGCGCACCACAAGAAGCACTCGCACGCCTTTACGTGGAACGCCTTGCCACGTTGCTGACAGCCGCGACCCTTATCGAAACCGCATCCGCGCCAGTGGCCGACGCCTACTGCGCCACCCGACTTTATCAACCACGGGGCCAGATCGCCGGATCGGTGGCGGATCTGAACGCCGAGGCCTTGCTCTCCCGCCTTTCACGCACTTGTTAA
- a CDS encoding fasciclin domain-containing protein translates to MRLALIPFGLCLAALPAFAQEQETGPNGLPIVGGAEMSPEKTIVGNAVNSADHTTLVAAVQAAGLVDTLTGPGPFTVFAPVDSAFAALPDGTVETLLLPQNLDDLQKILTCHVIAADMMRADIQRAMAEEGSTTMGTVGGCNVTFAMDGDTLTLTDPRGTVARVSIRDVEQLNGVIHVIDSVLLPEEAALSIEGEAEVTEDGMRTDNPMTAGNADDTLVDVIAGADDLTQLAAAVEAAGLVDALSGPDPITIFAPNDAAFEAASALPSGDALSALLLAHAVPGTLTAADLASARQRDGFVDLTTLSGDAISIQMRSDPPAVFDENGTIQRIVAADRMAGNGVIHVVDGVLMPR, encoded by the coding sequence ATGCGACTTGCCCTCATTCCCTTTGGCCTTTGCCTGGCCGCACTGCCTGCGTTCGCGCAAGAGCAGGAAACCGGACCCAATGGATTGCCGATTGTCGGTGGTGCAGAGATGTCGCCCGAGAAGACCATCGTGGGAAACGCCGTGAATTCGGCCGATCACACGACGCTTGTGGCCGCGGTTCAGGCCGCAGGACTTGTGGATACGCTGACCGGCCCCGGTCCCTTCACCGTCTTCGCCCCGGTCGATTCCGCATTCGCCGCCTTGCCCGACGGCACCGTCGAGACGTTGCTGTTGCCGCAAAACCTGGATGATCTGCAGAAGATCCTGACCTGCCATGTGATCGCTGCCGACATGATGCGCGCGGATATCCAGCGCGCCATGGCCGAGGAAGGCTCGACCACCATGGGAACAGTGGGCGGCTGCAACGTGACCTTCGCGATGGATGGCGACACTCTGACCCTGACTGATCCGCGCGGCACCGTCGCTCGCGTATCGATCCGCGATGTCGAACAATTGAACGGCGTGATCCACGTGATCGACTCCGTCCTGTTGCCCGAAGAAGCCGCCTTGAGCATCGAGGGCGAGGCAGAGGTCACCGAAGATGGCATGCGCACCGACAACCCGATGACAGCCGGGAACGCGGACGACACGTTGGTTGATGTGATCGCCGGGGCCGACGACTTGACGCAACTCGCCGCTGCCGTGGAAGCGGCTGGTCTGGTCGATGCCTTGTCCGGCCCCGACCCCATCACGATCTTCGCACCGAACGATGCCGCGTTCGAGGCGGCTAGCGCCCTGCCGTCGGGTGACGCGCTGAGCGCCCTTCTGCTGGCCCACGCGGTCCCCGGCACGCTGACCGCCGCCGATCTGGCCAGCGCGCGGCAAAGGGACGGTTTCGTCGATCTGACCACCCTGTCCGGCGACGCCATTTCGATCCAGATGCGCTCTGACCCGCCTGCCGTCTTCGATGAAAACGGCACGATCCAGCGCATTGTTGCGGCGGATCGCATGGCCGGGAATGGCGTGATTCACGTGGTCGACGGCGTTCTGATGCCGCGCTAA
- a CDS encoding NTP transferase domain-containing protein, which yields MNRLTIAILGAGSGSRMRGGDKLLEPVDGLPLLRVLAQRGLETGFPVIVTIPTDAVKRRSALDGLDVTIISIPDADTGMSASFRALQHVTTDLLICLGDMPEITTAHMGALIAARDGTRPVRATSEAGVPGQPVLFPASLVARFGELRGDTGARTFLHDPIFVPLPGDAAVTDLDTPEDWTAWRAARRNDTRR from the coding sequence ATGAATAGGCTGACAATCGCGATCCTCGGGGCCGGTTCTGGCAGCCGGATGCGTGGCGGCGACAAGTTACTGGAACCCGTGGACGGCCTGCCACTTTTGCGCGTGCTGGCACAGCGCGGTTTGGAGACCGGCTTTCCGGTCATCGTCACCATACCCACCGATGCCGTCAAACGAAGATCTGCGCTGGATGGATTGGATGTAACGATCATCTCCATTCCCGACGCAGACACAGGCATGTCTGCATCCTTCCGGGCGCTCCAGCACGTGACCACCGATCTTTTGATTTGCCTCGGCGATATGCCCGAAATTACGACCGCACACATGGGAGCTTTGATCGCCGCCCGCGATGGCACGCGTCCGGTACGCGCGACGTCCGAAGCTGGCGTACCCGGTCAACCCGTTCTGTTTCCGGCATCTCTGGTTGCGCGTTTCGGTGAACTGAGGGGCGACACCGGCGCGCGTACCTTTCTGCATGACCCGATCTTTGTGCCCCTGCCGGGCGACGCTGCCGTCACCGATCTGGATACACCAGAAGACTGGACCGCGTGGCGCGCCGCGCGGCGCAACGATACCCGAAGGTGA
- a CDS encoding GlxA family transcriptional regulator, translating into MPLPQSASPVSRAPLAEGAVRHVTFLLLDRFSLLSFSGAVECLRIANRVAGSTLYTWSLTGDGGETKTCSAGVTFTLDDDLGDPPRDATILVCGGIDVAEASSKRVLNWLRREARRGSVIGGLCTAAVTLARAGLLEDKRATIHWENQDGFAEEFDDVELTRRVFCIDGNRMTTAGGTASIDLMLRLIARDQGEDIANAVADQLIYSSIRTDQDQQRLSTPTRIGVRHPKLAQVIQRMEAYIEEPISPATLATEVGLSTRQLERLFRRYLNRSPKRYYMELRLGRARNLLMQTDMSVINVALACGFTSPSHFSKCYRAHYQTTPYRERGSHGQGD; encoded by the coding sequence CTGCCCTTGCCGCAATCCGCCTCTCCCGTCAGTCGTGCGCCTTTGGCCGAGGGTGCCGTGCGGCATGTGACATTTCTGCTGCTCGACCGGTTCAGCCTGCTCAGCTTTTCCGGAGCGGTCGAATGCCTGCGCATCGCCAACCGTGTGGCGGGTAGCACTCTCTATACATGGTCGCTGACCGGCGACGGCGGTGAGACCAAGACCTGTTCGGCCGGCGTGACCTTCACTCTGGACGACGATCTGGGCGATCCGCCGCGCGATGCGACCATTTTGGTCTGCGGCGGGATCGACGTGGCCGAAGCCTCCAGCAAGCGCGTTCTAAACTGGTTGCGGCGCGAGGCGCGGCGTGGATCGGTGATTGGCGGGTTGTGCACGGCTGCTGTCACGCTGGCCCGCGCGGGTCTGCTGGAAGACAAGCGCGCGACGATCCACTGGGAAAATCAGGACGGGTTCGCAGAAGAATTCGACGACGTCGAACTGACCCGACGCGTTTTCTGCATTGATGGCAATCGTATGACAACGGCGGGCGGCACGGCATCCATCGACCTGATGTTGCGCTTGATTGCACGGGATCAGGGAGAGGATATCGCCAACGCGGTGGCCGACCAGTTGATTTATTCATCCATCCGCACGGATCAGGACCAGCAGCGCCTGTCTACGCCGACCCGCATCGGCGTGCGGCACCCGAAGCTGGCGCAGGTCATCCAGCGGATGGAAGCCTATATCGAAGAACCGATCAGCCCCGCCACGCTGGCGACAGAGGTCGGACTGTCCACTCGCCAGCTCGAACGCCTGTTCCGGCGCTACCTGAATCGCAGCCCGAAACGCTACTACATGGAGCTGCGCCTAGGCCGTGCGCGCAATCTGCTGATGCAAACCGACATGAGCGTCATCAACGTGGCGCTGGCCTGCGGATTCACTTCTCCGTCGCATTTCTCGAAGTGCTACCGCGCGCATTACCAGACGACCCCTTACCGCGAGCGTGGATCGCATGGTCAGGGCGACTGA
- a CDS encoding class II 3-deoxy-7-phosphoheptulonate synthase yields MSGIESWRDKERIQMPVYTDTAALNAVEAQLRGLPPLVFADEARRLRSELAAVSRGEAFLLQGGDCAESFEQFGQSQVQDFFKVMLQMAMVLTYGAKVPVVKVGRIAGQFAKPRSAPTETVDGVELPSYRGDIINGFDFDEASRIPDPNRMIEAYTQAAATLNLLRGFARGGFADINKVHQWTLDFTAEDKAEAYRGIADALQDTLDFIKAAGLSPRKAEELATVDFYTSHEGLLLEYEEALTRVDPRSGELVAGSGHLIWIGDRTRQPDGAHVDFCSKVMNPIGLKCGPTTSAEDLKVLVDKLMNGKLDDAGRLMLITRFGAEKVDEHLPRLIETVQEMGAQVVWTCDPMHGNTIKSASGYKTRPFEDVLGEVQAFFRVHQDAGTVPGGVHFEMTGQDVTECTGGLRALTDEDLSDRYHTACDPRLNADQALELAFLVNQLMREGRGNVKAAARA; encoded by the coding sequence ATGTCCGGAATTGAAAGCTGGCGCGACAAAGAGCGGATCCAGATGCCGGTCTATACCGACACGGCTGCGCTGAACGCCGTTGAAGCACAGTTGCGTGGTCTGCCGCCGTTGGTCTTCGCGGATGAGGCGCGACGTCTGCGGTCAGAATTGGCCGCCGTCAGCCGTGGAGAAGCGTTCTTGCTGCAGGGCGGCGATTGCGCCGAAAGCTTCGAGCAGTTCGGCCAGAGCCAGGTGCAGGATTTCTTCAAGGTCATGCTGCAGATGGCCATGGTTCTGACTTATGGCGCCAAGGTGCCCGTGGTGAAGGTCGGCCGTATCGCGGGCCAGTTCGCCAAGCCGCGTTCGGCCCCGACCGAAACGGTCGATGGCGTCGAGCTGCCCAGCTACCGTGGTGACATCATCAACGGTTTCGATTTCGACGAAGCGTCCCGCATCCCCGATCCGAACCGCATGATCGAGGCCTACACCCAGGCCGCGGCAACGCTGAACCTGCTGCGTGGGTTCGCGCGCGGGGGCTTTGCCGACATCAACAAGGTCCACCAGTGGACGCTGGACTTCACCGCCGAGGATAAGGCCGAAGCCTACCGCGGGATCGCCGATGCGCTTCAGGACACGCTGGACTTCATCAAGGCTGCTGGCCTGAGCCCGCGCAAGGCGGAAGAACTGGCGACCGTGGATTTCTACACCAGCCATGAAGGTCTGCTGCTTGAGTATGAAGAGGCGTTGACTCGTGTCGATCCGCGCAGCGGAGAGCTTGTCGCAGGGTCCGGCCATCTGATCTGGATCGGTGACCGCACACGTCAGCCTGACGGCGCACATGTGGATTTCTGCTCCAAAGTGATGAACCCCATCGGCCTGAAGTGCGGTCCGACCACCAGCGCCGAGGATCTGAAGGTTCTGGTCGACAAGCTGATGAACGGTAAGCTGGACGACGCGGGCCGCTTGATGCTGATCACGCGTTTCGGGGCCGAAAAGGTGGACGAGCATCTGCCCCGGCTGATCGAGACTGTGCAAGAGATGGGCGCACAGGTCGTCTGGACCTGCGATCCAATGCACGGAAACACGATCAAGTCCGCCTCCGGTTACAAGACCCGTCCGTTCGAGGATGTGCTGGGCGAGGTGCAGGCGTTCTTCCGTGTCCATCAGGATGCGGGCACCGTTCCGGGCGGCGTGCATTTCGAGATGACCGGTCAGGACGTGACCGAATGCACCGGCGGTTTGCGTGCTCTGACGGACGAGGATCTGTCGGACCGTTACCACACGGCCTGCGATCCCCGCTTGAACGCCGATCAGGCGCTGGAACTGGCGTTCTTGGTCAACCAGCTGATGCGTGAAGGCCGTGGGAACGTGAAGGCGGCGGCGCGCGCCTGA
- a CDS encoding PAS domain-containing protein: MKHDDKIIRLTQADGLADPDRAKLEAHWRAIGGSRDVPDRADLDPNAIASCLDRMLLIERIAPRQARIRLAGQRITALPGHDLRGMPLSTLVVPPSRDWLGDATLALFEQPARIELGLAGPRSTFRKRNRASLILLPLRDRDGDVRLGLGFVTLPQGATGAMTRFEICGESRRALQCVDRKLRAVIEPRGEPDFETADRAREVLRRRQGFRVIS; the protein is encoded by the coding sequence ATGAAACATGACGACAAGATCATAAGACTGACACAAGCAGATGGCTTGGCCGATCCGGACCGCGCCAAACTGGAAGCGCATTGGCGCGCCATCGGCGGGTCACGCGATGTGCCCGACCGTGCCGATCTTGACCCGAACGCCATTGCGTCCTGCCTTGACCGGATGCTTCTGATCGAGCGTATCGCCCCGCGACAGGCGCGGATCCGGCTGGCCGGGCAGCGCATCACGGCGCTTCCCGGACACGATCTGCGCGGCATGCCGCTGTCCACCCTTGTCGTGCCGCCGTCGCGCGACTGGCTGGGCGATGCGACCCTTGCGCTGTTCGAGCAGCCCGCCCGCATCGAATTGGGCCTTGCCGGTCCACGCAGCACCTTTCGCAAGCGCAACCGGGCATCGCTGATCCTGCTGCCGCTTCGTGATCGCGACGGTGATGTAAGGCTTGGTCTGGGGTTCGTGACACTGCCGCAAGGTGCGACAGGTGCGATGACACGGTTTGAGATCTGCGGAGAGTCCCGCCGCGCGTTGCAATGCGTCGATCGCAAATTGCGCGCCGTTATCGAGCCGAGAGGCGAACCCGATTTTGAGACGGCCGACCGGGCGCGCGAGGTTCTGCGCCGCCGCCAGGGGTTCCGGGTTATAAGTTAG
- a CDS encoding YicC/YloC family endoribonuclease, which produces MTQSMTGFASATGAHDGWSWSWEVRSVNGKGLDLRLRLPDWIGELEAGVRARLQAALSRGNVTCALRLDRDTQGGMDRDAVQAAIRQIAAIEDMAAEMGHPLTPVRAIDLMGMRGAPSKLDESAEAALRDALLAQLDAEVMPAFVDSRSAEGQALDAILMGQVDRIADLTTRAATAATERAAGQGNALRAAIARISPEIAVDEGRLAQELALLAVKQDVTEELDRLGAHVEAAKELIRGEGPKGRKLDFLMQEFNREANTLCAKSQDAALTAIGLDLKTAIDQLREQVQNVE; this is translated from the coding sequence ATGACCCAGTCGATGACCGGATTCGCCAGTGCCACCGGGGCGCACGACGGTTGGAGCTGGTCGTGGGAGGTGCGGTCGGTCAACGGCAAGGGCCTTGATCTGCGGTTGCGCCTTCCCGACTGGATCGGCGAGCTCGAGGCCGGGGTGCGTGCTCGTCTTCAGGCCGCCTTGTCACGGGGGAACGTCACCTGTGCGCTAAGACTGGATCGCGATACACAGGGCGGCATGGACCGGGATGCCGTGCAGGCCGCCATCCGTCAAATCGCGGCGATCGAGGATATGGCCGCCGAGATGGGGCACCCGCTGACGCCCGTGCGCGCCATTGACCTGATGGGTATGCGCGGCGCGCCGTCGAAGCTGGATGAGAGTGCCGAGGCGGCTTTGCGCGACGCGCTTCTGGCGCAACTGGATGCAGAAGTCATGCCGGCTTTCGTCGACAGCCGCTCGGCAGAAGGACAGGCGCTGGACGCCATCCTGATGGGGCAGGTGGATCGCATCGCCGACCTGACCACCCGCGCCGCGACCGCCGCGACAGAGCGCGCGGCGGGGCAGGGGAACGCCCTGCGGGCCGCCATCGCGCGCATCAGCCCAGAGATTGCGGTCGACGAAGGGAGATTGGCGCAAGAGCTTGCCCTGTTGGCTGTGAAACAGGATGTCACGGAAGAACTGGACCGTCTTGGCGCCCATGTGGAGGCTGCGAAAGAGCTGATCCGCGGCGAAGGACCCAAGGGACGCAAGCTCGACTTCCTGATGCAGGAGTTCAATCGTGAGGCGAACACGCTGTGCGCGAAGTCCCAAGACGCCGCTCTGACGGCCATCGGACTTGACCTCAAAACCGCGATAGATCAGTTGCGCGAGCAGGTTCAGAACGTGGAGTGA